ATGTATGAGGTTTACACTATTGAATCAAAGGGGAATAACGCAAGAATTTGGCTTGAGGATAAGTTTTTTGTGATGTGTGATTATTTTGGAGAGGATGTGGATAGATTGAAGGAATACATAAGGCAGAGGATGGAGGACAAAAGGAGCAGGTTCTGTTTTATTAGTGCGTTAAAGGACGGATATGCAAAGGTCCTCTATGAGGATATGTGTAGCTACAGTGATTTTGAAAGAAAAGCCCTTTTCGTGAGATACAAGGAACTAAAGACCGCATACGTTTCTCAAAAGGCGGACAATGACTGTCTTGTTATATACACTCAACAGTTTAATGAACTTGCAAAGAGCTTGGGTATTAGGCTTGAAGAAGACGCAGCAGCCATAGCCATAAAACCTGCAAGACCTTCAAGGGAATTTGAAGACATACATCATCCTGCCCTGCAGGTCTTTTATACAGAGAAGATAGGATGGTCTTCTGATGAGGTTTACTCTCAACAGCACAACCTTTTCCTCTTTACCCTTATCGCCCTTTCCATGTATGAAAGTGAAGCCTTTCAAGTGCCTTACAGCAAGCTAAGCCTATACTCAAAGGAAAGGAATATTTACTTAACTATAAATCGTCAAGCCAATGATGGAGTTAGAAGTTCCTACGTGTTTCCTTTAAGAACTATCTTGTATGAACTGGTAGAGTTTTTCAGACATCTCCCTGGTGATAAGGAAATGAGTTAAAATATATATTCCTATGGAGCTTATAGGCATAGAGGACTTTCTAAAGTTGGATATAAGGCTTGCGAAGGTGTTGTCCGCAGAGAGGGTAGAAGGTTCAGAAAAACTTTTAAAGTTGAGGGTGTCTCTTGGAGAGGAGGAGAGGACGTTGATGGCTGGTATAGCAAAGCACTATAGTCCGGAAGAGCTGGTGGGTAAGAAGGTGCTAATGCTGGCAAACCTAAAACCAAAAAAGATATTTGGCGTGGAGTCTCAGGGTATGGTGCTTGCGCTCTCTGATGGAGAAAGTCTTTCACTTATAGTTCCTGATAGAGATATAAAGGAAGGTGCAAAGGCTGGGTGAAGCCATGAGGTTTGTAGAGCCTATAAAAGGACTTGAGCTTGAGTTTGCTATTATACCTGCTGAGAAGATAGTTATACCGTCTATTCAACGGGAGCTTTCGGATATGCACATAAAGAGACTTATGGAATCTATGGAAAAGGTTGGTTTTGTAGAGCCAATATCGGTGGTTCCCACAGAGGATGGCTATTATGAGGTTATAAACGGACAACATAGGTTTGAGGCTGGTAGACAGCTTGGCATGAGAGAGTTTCCAGCAGTTATATTGCCACCTTCCGCCAAGGACTACATAATAGCCTTAAACATAGAGAAAGTTCCTTCTTTAAAGGACAGAGCTCATCAGGCTTATGAGATATTCATGTCCTATCTCCAAAGGGACCCAAACTTTCCCGAATACCGTCTGGAAAAGTTCATAGAAGATGCATATCTAATCACTTTAGGCTTTGTAGTAGACAAATACGGAGATAAGAAATTCCCCGGCTATGCCTTTGAAAAAGTTCTCAAGAAGGTGGATGCCTTTCTGGAAAAGCCTTTGAGCGAAGCGGAAAAGGAAAGGGAAGAAAGAGCTAAGATCCTTCTCAAAGCAAAAGAGGTTTTAAACAAAAGATACGAAGAGCTTGGATTAAAAAACGCACTTCAAAAAGAGGCTATAGTCTCAAAAGCTTTTCAGAGTGTTTATGGAAAGTATGTGAGAATGTTAAGTGAGGACTTTTACCAGGTTTTTGAAAAGCTCATCCCTGCAATAGAAAGCGTTAGCTTTGAAGAGGGGGAGCTTGAGGAGTTTTAGTTTGGTGGAGGCGGCGGGAATCGAACCCGCGTCCGAGGACTTTCGGAGTCCAGAGCCTCTACAGGCTTAGCCAGTGTTTTACTCTGACCTCTTGGGCGTCCACTGGCAAACTCCCAAGAGGCGAGCAGGGAAGTTTTTCGGCTCAGGTCAGCCCTGCACTAACCTGCGCCTACACCTCTGTGTCTAAGCCCTGTCAACCACCCAGAGGTGCAGTGGTTGCAGAGCCACTGCCTTTAGTTAGGCAGCGAGAGCGAGTTCCCTTTCGGGAAGTGTTTTTAGTGGCTCTTTAGGTTGCCACCCTGCCTGCAACCCTGTCCTACAGTCCCCGTCGAACCCATTCGCCCCCTTAAGGGAACTCTACCTAAAGTATTATTATAGTACAAATGCGGAAGTTGTCAAGACTAAAGGGTATAAGGAGAAGGCTAAAGCTGAAAAAGAAAAGGGAAAAGCAGTTGATAGAAATATATCAAAGTAGGCTAATAGAATCTCTAAAGGAGTTGAGAATACCTCTTCTACTTCTACATTTTTCCATAAGCGTAGGCACTCTGGGATACATGCTACTTTCTGATGGTAACTTTATAGACTCCATATACATGACAGTTATAACTGTAGGAACTATAGGCTTTGGAGAAATAGCCAAAGGGACGGACACTCCTGCAGGCAGAATATTCACCACCTTTCTTGCCCTGATGGGTATAGGCGTATTTACCACTTCGGTAACGGTAATTGTCAGACTTTTTCTTGTAGGCGATGTGCTAAACCTAATAAAATACATAAAGATGCTCAC
This portion of the Aquificaceae bacterium genome encodes:
- the metG gene encoding methionine--tRNA ligase subunit beta, whose product is MELIGIEDFLKLDIRLAKVLSAERVEGSEKLLKLRVSLGEEERTLMAGIAKHYSPEELVGKKVLMLANLKPKKIFGVESQGMVLALSDGESLSLIVPDRDIKEGAKAG
- a CDS encoding ParB/RepB/Spo0J family partition protein: MQRLGEAMRFVEPIKGLELEFAIIPAEKIVIPSIQRELSDMHIKRLMESMEKVGFVEPISVVPTEDGYYEVINGQHRFEAGRQLGMREFPAVILPPSAKDYIIALNIEKVPSLKDRAHQAYEIFMSYLQRDPNFPEYRLEKFIEDAYLITLGFVVDKYGDKKFPGYAFEKVLKKVDAFLEKPLSEAEKEREERAKILLKAKEVLNKRYEELGLKNALQKEAIVSKAFQSVYGKYVRMLSEDFYQVFEKLIPAIESVSFEEGELEEF